The following coding sequences are from one Hydra vulgaris chromosome 04, alternate assembly HydraT2T_AEP window:
- the LOC136079230 gene encoding uncharacterized protein LOC136079230 — translation MTFKDYITTFYGKKKYDDTKKLQDLKIRNANSKNQLVFLQKCLSNNITPKSFKIKTPIHTKKAKNIMKEYSKKLLIHARNEAKHRLYSSKKLINKLNIFLQTKVRLHDYELIKSITNKSKNYHYNKKKTEMKEKYYKLQITPIIKNTFDPPNQVIKPAILNLTNVTLDKSATELLNLGPNFVPLQKKIPYMDIITNIETCALQLEKLKKPTQAETLQQNCSKILTNSLKLKLKDNITKQQRLSINKLKNNSNIKIYPFDKGTGFALLNQKDASLKLEKQIKNSKIIDYDPTSTLTTKFQRQLCKLRKEGKLDTNTYFKMYPSDCNSPRIYGMIKAHKPVKDHPMRPVVSTINTPPYGTSDYFVKIIQPTLNKKKSRLMNSNSFVNEAKQWIIDSNEVQVSFDIVNLYPSIPIDEAIPVIIDILNADIDDLKTRTKLTLADIHQLIELSLSICYFLYENNIRVIPNSGPIGLSLMVVMAEAFLQNIERKALNIAIVYTSESKTYKRYVDDCHVCFASIKQQQMFLNIHNEQHPAIKYTVELENDLKQLNFLDINITNTGSGAYEFQIHRKEAITNVQLKPNSNINSNIIIGVFKGFLCRAKRICSQKHLQKEIDFLIDIFVENGHDKNILNNITIDYLKNGSKNTTCQPLDTQPFIKLPWIPIVGPKLRKEFRKQNIKVIFTSTPNLKNIFCNKKTKLPLNTDPGVYQLKCSYGSIYIGETKKKVISRCIEHQKNSLKEKWSSSGATEHSKTCHGKFDWLHPKTLSVAPEYRTRKIRESLEISKARVRQELRNGDVVLNRDDGDNVTTKTWGPFF, via the coding sequence atgactttCAAAGATTATATTACTACTTTTTACGGCAAAAAGAAATACGATGATACCAAAAAGTTACAAGATTTGAAGATACGAAATGCGAACTCAAAAAATCAACtcgtttttcttcaaaaatgcTTATCCAATAACATAACTCCaaaatcgtttaaaataaaaactccaaTCCAtactaaaaaagcaaaaaacataaTGAAGGAATACAGTAAAAAACTACTAATTCATGCTCGTAACGAAGCCAAACACAGATTATATTCAagtaagaaattaattaataaattaaatatatttcttcagaCAAAAGTAAGATTACACGATTATGagttaattaaaagtataaccaacaaatcaaaaaattaccattataataagaaaaaaacggaaatgaaagaaaaatattataaattacaaattacaccgattataaaaaatacttttgatccTCCCAATCAAGTTATTAAACCTGCTATACTCAATTTAACTAATGTTACTCTGGATAAATCAGCAACTGAGCTACTCAATTTAGGTCCAAATTTTGTACCACTGCagaaaaaaattccttatatggatattataactaatatcGAAACTTGCGCTTTacaacttgaaaaacttaaaaaaccaaCACAGGCAGAAACTCTACAACAAAActgttcaaaaattttaacaaattcactaaaattaaaattaaaagataatataactAAGCAACAACGTCTTtccataaacaaattaaaaaacaattctaatATTAAGATATACCCTTTCGATAAAGGCACAGGTTTCGCATTATTAAACCAAAAAGATGCATCTCtcaaattagaaaaacaaataaaaaatagcaaaattattGATTATGATCCAACATCCACATTGACTACTAAATTTCAAAGACAATTGTGCAAATTAAGAAAAGAAGGTAAGCTAGACACAAATACATACTTTAAAATGTATCCATCAGATTGTAACTCACCAAGGATTTACGGAATGATTAAAGCTCACAAACCAGTAAAAGATCACCCAATGCGCCCCGTTGTATCAACAATTAACACACCACCTTATGGAACATctgattattttgttaaaattattcaaccgactctgaacaaaaaaaaaagtagacttATGAATTCTAATAGTTTTGTAAATGAAGCTAAGCAATGGATAATAGATTCTAACGAAGTTCAAGTTTCATTTGATATAGTCAATTTATATCCATCCATACCCATTGACGAAGCAATTCcggttattattgatatattgaaCGCTGACATTGATGACTTAAAAACTCGAACTAAACTTACTCTTGCAGACATTCACCAATTAATTGAACTTTCATTAAGtatatgctattttttatatgaaaacaatATCCGAGTAATACCTAATTCAGGTCCTATAGGTTTATCTTTAATGGTTGTTATGGCGGAAgcgtttttacaaaatatagaaagaaaagCCCTTAACATAGCAATTGTTTATACATCCGAATCAAAAACTTACAAGAGATATGTAGATGATTGTCACGTTTGCTTCGcttcaataaaacaacaacaaatgttccTGAACATCCATAATGAACAACATCCTGCCATAAAATACACAGTGGAACTTGAAAACGACCTCAAACAACTCAATTTCCTagatattaatattacaaacaCAGGCTCTGGAGCTTATGAATTTCAAATACATCGAAAAGAAGCTATTACAAATGTTCAACTTAAACCTAACTCGAACATTAATTCTAACATTATTATTGGCGTTTTCAAAGGATTTTTATGTCGTGCAAAAAGAATTTGCTCTCAAAAACAccttcaaaaagaaattgattttctaatagacatatttgttgaaaatggcCACGACAAGaacattctaaataatattactatagactatttaaaaaacggtTCAAAAAACACCACATGTCAACCATTAGATACCCAACCCTTTATAAAACTACCCTGGATACCAATTGTTGGTCCAAAACTTCGTAAAGAATTtcgaaaacaaaacataaaggTTATTTTCACATCAActcccaatttaaaaaatattttttgcaacaaaaaaactaaactacctCTAAACACAGACCCTGGCGTATACCAGCTAAAATGTTCATACGGTTCGATATACATTGGTGAAACTAAAAAGAAGGTGATATCGAGATGTATTGAACACCAGAAAAACagcttaaaagaaaaatggtCCAGTTCGGGTGCAACTGAACATTCCAAAACATGCCATGGTAAGTTTGATTGGTTGCACCCCAAAACATTATCTGTAGCCCCAGAATATCGAACTCGGAAAATCAGAGAGTCACTCGAAATAAGCAAAGCTAGGGTTCGACAGGAGTTGAGAAATGGTGATGTGGTTCTCAATCGGGATGACGGTGATAACGTGACAACTAAAACCTGGGggccatttttttaa
- the LOC136079229 gene encoding uncharacterized protein LOC136079229, with protein MGRIQYSEFLIKSADVSYLRNFLYYILAFYALHKRINEKKLLDKELENLKSRVRKNCSTLQWNLLTTVIKSNIKKKELSIIKTHEKKLCSLTKSAVLPFKHQNIIQNLSSYTLQHDELDLLNNGLGFALPQAFIKKTDVFAQFDCISQFLNNQLKNNDSKPQLKSELSHLANNYVYKYTPSENCLRKHKILKRLRNNENIVITRPDKGNGIIVFNKVDYINSLHNIISNKTKFKELKEDPTIKREISLQGYLRKLYKLKCFEKDIYTKIYPVGSQPARIYALPKMHKVNKDSFLPTFRPIISTIGTYNYNLAKHLSHLLSPYIPKQFCTLDSFSFVEELKKINVTNKFIVSYDVESLFMNIPLKEIINIATGLFFKDKTNSKRFSKIHFKKLLQISTSSSHFLFGGKYYDQTDSVAMGSPLAPILANIFVGYHLQTWVNNCSFTAPFFYKRYVDDIIAIFNSEYEAQEFFKRLNKQHKNLKFTMEKEQDNQIAFLDVLIKKSNSFSTSVYYKKTYTGLLQKFFSFIPSCYKFGLNRCLIDRTFQINNSWFGFDKDIKNLSLVLQNNKFPQKIIGYEIKSYIG; from the exons ATGGGTAGAATTCAATAttcagaatttttaataaaatctgctgaCGTCAGttatttgagaaattttttgtattatattttggcttttta TGCTTTACATAAAAgaataaatgaaaagaaattaCTGGACAAAGagttagaaaatttaaaatctcgAGTAAGAAAAAACTGTTCAACTTTGCAATGGAATCTTTTAACTACGGTAATcaaaagcaatataaaaaagaaagagctTTCAATCATTAAAACTCACGAAAAGAAATTATGTTCCCTCACAAAATCAGCAGTTCTTCcttttaaacatcaaaatattattcaaaatctATCCTCATATACATTACAACATGATGAACTCGATTTACTAAACAATGGTCTTGGTTTCGCTTTGCCACAAGCGTTTATAAAAAAGACGGATGTATTCGCTCAATTTGATTGTATTTCGCAATTTCTTAAtaatcaactaaaaaacaacGATTCAAAACCTCAACTTAAAAGTGAACTTTCCCATTTGGCTAACAACTACGTATACAAATACACTCCATCTGAAAATTGTCtaagaaaacataaaatattaaaaagacttCGGAATAATGAGAACATTGTTATTACACGACCAGACAAAGGAAATggtataattgtttttaataaagttgattatataaattcattacataatattataagtaataagactaagtttaaagaattaaaagaggATCCAActataaaaagagaaatatcTTTACAAGGGTATCTTAGAAAACTTTATAAgcttaaatgttttgaaaaagacaTTTACACTAAAATCTATCCTGTAGGATCTCAACCTGCAAGAATTTACGCGTTACCTAAGATGCACAAAGTTAATAAAGATAGTTTTCTTCCAACATTTCGACCTATCATCTCAACAATCGGAACATATAACTACAACCTTGCCAAACATCTCTCTCATTTATTGTCTCCATATATACCTAAACAATTTTGCACTTTAGActcattttcttttgttgaagaattaaaaaaaattaatgtaactaataaatttatcgTTTCATATGATGTTGAAAGTTTGTTCATGAATATTCCTCTTAAAGAAATCATCAACATTGCAactggtttattttttaaagataaaactaaCTCAAAACGCTTTTCaaaaattcactttaaaaaattacttcagaTTTCCACATCCAGTTCACATTTTCTATTTGGCGGAAAATATTACGATCAAACAGATAGTGTTGCTATGGGTTCTCCTTTAGCGCCCATCTTAGCTAATATTTTCGTCGGATATCATCTACAAACATGGGTCAATAACTGCTCCTTTACAgcaccatttttttataaacgctATGTGGATGACataattgctatttttaattctgAATACGAAGCTCAAGAATTTTTCAAACGCCtcaataaacaacataaaaatctGAAATTTACTATGGAAAAAGAACAAGATAACCAGATTGCATTTTTAGatgtacttattaaaaaatccaATTCGTTTTCGACTTcagtttattacaaaaaaacgtATACAggtcttttacaaaaattttttagttttattccCTCTTGCTACAAATTTGGACTTAATCGTTGTTTGATTGATCGTacatttcaaattaataattctTGGTTTggttttgataaagatattaagAATCTATCattagttttacaaaataataaatttccacaaaaaattattggctATGAAATTAAATCCTATATTGGTTAG